Genomic DNA from Peribacillus simplex NBRC 15720 = DSM 1321:
AACAGCCTCTTATGAATCCAAATCGCTGCTTGGGTCCCATCCCCCATCGAAATTGTGACTTGTTCGGAATGGGCAACGAGGTCGCCGCCTGCCCAGACTCCTTTAATATTCGTTTCTTTAGTCCGGGGATGAATCACGACATGATTGTTTTCATTGACTTGCACACCTAATTGTAAGGCTAGGTCATTATTAAGTTTGTTCCCTTTAAACGCCGTGAATGCCTTTTCAGCTTCGATAATTTTACCAGATACTAATTGTATGGCCTTTAACTGCTGTTTGGCATCAACATGAACCTCACAAACTTCCTCTTCGATTACGGGAATCTGATTTTCCTTTAACTTTTCCCTATACACATCATCAATTTTTGATTTCAAATGATTTACGTAAATGATATCTTTTGACCAATATAATAGAGTAAGCGCCATGCCTGCACCCGCATTTCCGCCTCCAAGGACAACAGTTTGCTTATCCATAATCTCATACCCATCACAGTCAGGGCATATATATGTGGATGTCCCAAGGGTTGGATAGATGTTTTTGATTGGAGGAATATTATCGGTAATGCCTGTACCAAGAAAAATCATTTTTGCTTGATATTCCCTGTCATTTTTTGTTTGGATAAAGAACTTGTCCTGCTTTTTTTCAAGAGATGTCACTGTATCATCCAAGAATTCGACACCGAATTTTTCAGCGTGCT
This window encodes:
- a CDS encoding NAD(P)/FAD-dependent oxidoreductase encodes the protein MKQADCIIIGGGIAGIQAAIQLGRYKHDIIVIDSAQGRSSIAKAYHNILGWPDGVSGKQLRTLGRQHAEKFGVEFLDDTVTSLEKKQDKFFIQTKNDREYQAKMIFLGTGITDNIPPIKNIYPTLGTSTYICPDCDGYEIMDKQTVVLGGGNAGAGMALTLLYWSKDIIYVNHLKSKIDDVYREKLKENQIPVIEEEVCEVHVDAKQQLKAIQLVSGKIIEAEKAFTAFKGNKLNNDLALQLGVQVNENNHVVIHPRTKETNIKGVWAGGDLVAHSEQVTISMGDGTQAAIWIHKRLLGQPLPYD